The window ACAAATTGCACCTAGATGATCATCTCTATTTTTCTGATTCAAATAGAATACTTATCTATTTTTTGGTTTGCAGTATGATGCTCCTCAAAATCCTGATGTTTTCGTACATAGAGTTGGCAGAACAGCACGTATGGGTAGACAAGGCCGTGCAATTGTTTTCCTGTTACCAAAGGTTTAGTTAGAGCACTCTATACAGCTCTAATATCACTCTTTTGACAGTTGGTTGTTGTTTACTATTAATGAGGTGCTTATTGGATTTGGACTATTGTAGGAGGAAGCTTATGTGGAATTCCTGCTTTTAGAAAGAGTTCCTCTTCAAGAAAGGATATGTCCGGATGATGTCTCAGATGTTGTTCCTCAGGTAAGCGTCAGTTATGTAACCTTTACGTTCTTTTACACTGGAAATTTTAATTTACATAATTTATTTCTCGTTTGCACCTGTTAGTAAGGCTTCATTGTGCTCATTAAATGTTCATTTACAATATTGGGACATTGGGTGAATGTGCTAGCATTTATTGTGATTATCATATATTATTGATCAAGCTGTTGTCTTACAATGATACTAGCCTTCTAACTGTGCCACAAAGTCATCAAAAATGAAGGAGCGATTAATTTTTATTTATCAGTTATATATATTTTATCTGTTTGTTAAGTACAGTTAATCTTGTAATCTCACTTCCAATCCAGTACCCACGTTTTTGTCTCCCCAATTATCTTTTCATTTTATTTATTTTGTTTTTTTATTTTGCGATTTACCATAGTAACCCTAGTTCATAATTATCTGAATCAACTTGATAGGGGTAATATTGGCAAAACACAATTTGGTAATTTAGAGACTGCTCGCTTTATAGTAGAGATGAGCTTACTTTTGTGACGGTCTCCCCTGTTTTGATGTTTCTGGTCCAACTCATCTGTATTGTTTTAGTTGAGTGCTTGAACTGACATTGTCATGAAACTTTGCTTCAGATGCGATCTGCTGCAAAAAAAGACCGTGATATCATGGAAAAGGGCAAGCGGGCTTTTGTTTCTTACATCTGTGCTTATAAAAAACACCGCTGCTCCTACATTTTCAGGTGACTATATGCACATTGTGTTATACTTCAGGCTGCCGGAACAAAAAGTAATACATTTTGGAACAAATGTTTTTCCATTTCTGATTTGAGGTTATAATGCAGGTGGAAAGAACTTGAAATTGGGAAGTTGGGCATGGGGTTTGGCCTGCTACAGTTCCCTGCAATGCCTGAGGTAATGCACAACACACTTTCCTGAGGTAATGCAATGAGATTGATGCACAGTTGAGAGAGACCCTGAAAAATATGGCGGTTGAAAATGGCACTATGGTTTTCCTCTATTACCCTGACTGATCAATTGGTGAGCTTGCATAATAATTCTGATTCATTATTACTCTTTGCAGTTTCCAATTCGTTTGTGATGTGTGATGTTCACTTCTAAGTGTTTGTGTTTGATCTTCAATTCTGAGTGCATGTGGTTGTTTGGTTCTGACGGTCTGTTTGATCTTAGGGTGAGCTTCGATATTCATTAGTTTCCTGTTGGATTGTAATTTGTTGTTGTGTAAATCCTGATGTTCAATTGGGAGTGTTTAATGTTCAATTCTGTGTGTTTGTTTGTTGTTCAATCCTGATAATCTCGGTTGCGTGATTATGCCTTCTTTTTGATGATGTTGGTTGTGGACTATCATGTTGCTAATATTACTTTTGTGTTCCTAGCAGAAACTGTTGAAATCCATGTGCCGGCAGTTGGTAAATCAGAGTTCCTGTCTCGGCAGCTGGAAGTCTTTGAAACTAGTGTCTATAAGTTGTCTGTCACAAGTAGTTGTCTGTTATTGCTCTAACTAAATGATGTTTTTTGTTAGATTCTCAGAGTTTGTTAAGTGCGCTGAACCAAGCCTTGATTTGATGCCAAGGTATGGATATGTTTTCCTGGTCTTGGATTCTGGAATGGGATTTTGTTATGGCTTTCAACTTTTGCAGTGATTTTCTGTTATGTTTTCTTGATCCAATTGCATGTTGTTAATGTCTTCTCACCCATCATCTTGATATCCACTAGTCGCTTTTGTCATTAATGTCTGTTTCTCTTGTTTCCGCATCTGATTTCTTACACTTGCTTTGTTTCTGAAACAAAACATCTCATGTGGAAAATTGAAGCTCTGGTATGCTTCCTTAGCCTTCGCCAAATTTTTTTACCAAAAGATTTGTTGTACTTGGGGTCGTTTTCAAATCTCCAAGGTTCACGTCTCTAAAGCCCCTTCTAACCTTTGGTATCTGCTTGAAAATAAAATAAAAATAGAGGTACAAGAGCTGTTTTTCATTATGCAGACTTATTGTTTTCAGCTATTATGTGATTAATTCTATGTCAATATGGTGCAAGAGTCCGAGTAATCCTCATAGGTTTCAATACTTCATCGAAAGAGAAAACTGTTCTCTCGGTTTGATTTGGTACACCTAAAGAAGCAAAAGGAGGTCTTCAAACTCTTGTTTTACCCTGGTCCAATATTTGGCCCCGAAAGTTTTATTTTCGTCGAACATGGATGCCCCAAGGCGAAAGAACTCGTACCAAAAGAACAATAGGAGAACCAAGCCTTGCCTAGTAGTTGTAAGTTGTAACACTTAAACGTTGAATGAGATGTTTAGTTATTTGGATCTGATTCTGAACAACGTGTCGTGATTAGTCTAAAAGCACTATCATTACTTAAGCGATTAAACTTTCACATGTTCATAATGTTTTGGTTGTGTTTTTTTAAAGAAGTCATGAGTTACTAGCACTACATTAAATCAGTATAATTGGCTAGTATGCGTACATCGGGATGAGTTCTGAGGATCACTAAGTTGATAACTAGTTGAAGACTTTTTTGTTTCATCTCATTTTCGATCATATATTCACATCTCGACCATCTAATTTATAGATATATATGAGTAGATCATCTCTACAAAATTTTATCTAAAGTAAAATAGAGATGTGAATCATGAGTTAAACATTGTGCATATATATAGGAATAAACCTGTTAATCAAAGAGAAAAAATAGTCGTAGACCAGATGGCGGATGTACCGTTGCAAAAGCCGGTAAAATACTCGATCACATGGAAACCAATTTGCAACCAACGTAAGCTTTGTCAAGTCAAAATAGGAATTGATCATTTAAATTCATAATTAGTAAATCACATTTACGAATGTCTTGACGATTTTTAATATGATTAAAAATTTGCATAAATAATTTACTAAAAATATGGATAGAAGATAAAAAAATAGGATAAACCGAAAAATACTCGACTAATCTTCGTTATAAAGGTCATCGTTATTATATGGATCTCTTCTGAATCCCCTTCCTAATTCCCACGTCACTCCATTTCTCATTGTTTTTGCTTATTGGGGTCTGAGCTCCCTCATTCAATTTTCAAACCCAAAAACAAAAAGAGACGAAACCCAAATACCAAAAGTGGGATTTTTCCCTCCTCCCTCAAAATTTCACGCGCCCTCTCCTATTCCGGTAAGTCACTCACCTCCCCCAATGCCCTTATATTCCGATCAGTCCAGCGACGTCGTATTAGTCCTCGTAGCAAAACCCTATTTACTTGCTGCCCAATAAAGACGTGAGCTTTTGATTCGGGTCTTGTTCATTGTGAATTTCGGATTGAAATGTATGCCTTTGATTGCTTAAAGTTTTAATCTTTGAATTGGGTTCGAGTTTCGGCGTTGAAAATCATAGAAAGATTAGAGCTTTATCAAATTTTCAGGGTTGAAGCATTGTAGGTGATTATTTGAGTAGAGTTGCCAGTGTTTTTTGTGTTCTTGTTTTTTGTCATTTGGGTTTGCTCCTAAAGTGTTAATCTTTGAGTTTGGATTCGAGTTTCGCCATTGATGATCATAGAGAGTTTGCAACTTTAGGCAAATTTTGGAGGGTTGATAAGGTTTTGAAGCATTGCTATTGGATTGTTTGAGTAAAGTTGCAAACTTTGTATTGGATAAGTTCGATGTGTTCGTGTTGGTTTGCTCCTAAATTTGGATGCTGCATATGTTATGTTTATGTTTTGAGGTTTTGTTTGTGTTGGTGTAGAAAATGGAAGAAAATCATGATGTGGTGGAAGATGTGGATAGCGGTTCTGGTGGTAGTGATTTGGATTCTTTTATAGATGATTTTGATTCGGAAGTTGATGAAGTATCGATATCAGGACAAGATGACGGATTGCATCTCAAGGCATGTTATGATTCTTGATAGATTTTTTTGGTTGTCTCAGTCAAGTTGGGGATTGTTCTTTGCTTTCTTTACGGTTACGTAATGCTGTTTCGTCATTCTTGTGCAGGAACCTTTATCTGATAAAGAAATTGGGGAGCTGATTGCTGAATTTTTGGAGGTTGAGAGTAAGGTATTAATTTTTTTTCTGTTTATAATTAATGTCGACATTGATTACCAATTACCATGTATCTATACAAACAGATAAGAAAATTATTTATATATCAATGTTTTTAATTTAGTTTTATGCCCAATGTAGGCTGCAGAGGCTCAGGAAGCGCTTGAAAAGGAGTCTCTTGCCAAAGTGGAGACTGAAGTTAGAGAGGAGCTGGCACAAACTCTTCAAGGGAATGATGTTAGTGTTGCTCTATTCAAACTTCCTCAGTGTTGAGTACATTATCGTTATCTTACTTAACTGGTTGTACTTTTCTGCAGTTGGAAACAGCTGTTGCAGATGAAATGGCTACTTTAATAGAAGACTGGAAAACAGAGCTCGATGAGCTTGAGACTGAGAGTGCTCATTTGTTGGTCTGCTTCTTTCTTCAATTCTGAGTAAATCTTTGTTTCTTAATACATTTCAGAGCTGTCATGTACCTTTGATGTGATTAAATTTTACTTAAAGTACAAATCACTGAGAAGGAATTATTACCAATTCTCATTACATTATAATCAAAGCTAGATATCAGTTTTTGGCCAGTCTTCCCTCACTATTTCTAATGTTTGTTAAAACTTTCTAAGGTTAAAACTTGTTAGACAGTGTGTGGAGCATAAGTGCTAGTCAAAGTTTTGTTTATCCAACTTTGTGGGATATTAACTAACCATGATTAATGAACGCTGCGGAAATGTCAAGTTATGGATACATACTTTTTCTGTAATTTCATAAACTCTTTGCCTGAACTGGATTGGCTTGTTTGCGAACATAAAACATCTGAAACTTGAATATGTGTTTCACAGATTTGAGTTTCTTATTATAATAGACAAGCACTAGAGGTCATCTATTTAAGTAGGTAGTGCTATTTTTTGATATTGTAGAATTTTAATGTTCGGTTGATGTGCTTTATTTCCCATGTCGTGTTTGACGACTTCAATATGCTTCCATATTTTTTTATTTTTTTATTTTTTTTACTGTGAAGAAACAGGGTCTTTATTTATTTATATTTGTGTTTCCACTCACATTATTCTACATGTCTCTCTGACTAGGAACAACTTGATGGGGCAGGCATTGAGCTACCAAGCCTTTATAAGTGGATTGAAAGTCAGGCTCCTAATGGTTGCTGCACTGAAGCTTGGAAAACACGAATACACTGGGTAGGAAGTCAGGTGAGTGGAGAATTCACTGAGTCAAGAGCTGATGCTGAGAAGTATCTCCAAACTCACAGACCTGTAAGAAGGTATACTTATCACTGATGCCCGATTAGCATTATTGATTCTGCAATTTATGAACATGAAGTTGATGGTTATGAATCTGTATTCCTGGACTCAGGAAACATGGGAAGTTATTGGAGGATGGTGCTAGTGGGTTTCTGCAGAAAAAACTAGCTGAAGACGGGAGCAAGGATGTTGTGACAACGGAGGTTGATTGGTGTTCTGTCAACAAATTCTTTTCTGACGGTGCAACTAAGGATAGCACCTCATTTGGCAGCAAGCACTGGGCTTCTGTTTACTTGGCTAGCACACCTCACCAAGCTGCTGAGATGGGACTTGAATTCCCTGGAGTCAATGAGGTGACTAATATTTCTCTCTACCTGATTTATAAAAATTCATGTTTACTATCCTTTTGTCACAAGATGTGTAAGCTTGACATTAAGGTAAAATCTTCACCTAGGTTTAATCAATCTGTACACTGTTGTTTTTATTTATTTTTACCGTGATGTTCATTCCCTATTCTCTGTGTACTCGTGATGATGATGTTTTAGGTGGCGATGCACTATTTCATTAGTTTTTATTTTAAACCTGTGGTTTTGGAACCTGGGTGTTGAAACATGCATATATTTTAACTAGTTCGTCAATCATATTGCATAACTATGCCAGTTATTGACTATAAAAGTAATATTCTTAAGAGTTTGTCAGATTGGTACGTAATACTCTTGCTTAGAGTTTTATCTGGTTTGTGGCACCCTAGCTTTTTGTTCTGACAAAACATATAGTAAGAGGAGCAACCATCTGTATTAATGCTTCCTCTTTCCTTTTTTCTAGGCAGGTTAAATTACAATGAATTCTATTCAAATGGGATAGTATCTTCTGTTTAGTTCTAAAGATGTACACAGAAGGGCCTACATTACTAGAAAAAAGGAATACTTTTTTCCTGGTGATGTAACCTACAGGGATAAGGATGTTAAGAAAGGCCTATAGTGATGCTTGCCAAGTGTCTAACTCACTGAAGTTTATGTGCTCTACATTTGGCTGGCACATATCAAACATAACACTCATTCTAAGTCATACTAAGAATCGTAGATTTGGTCTGGTTGTGTGGACACATTTCAATTGTAGCGATTGTGGAATAACACATCGAGGTTGCATAAACGGAGCCACTGACTGCTGAAAATTAGAAAACAAAAAGAAATTCAAAGATCCACCGTTGGAGGCTTAAATGAGAGTAAGAAGAGGTCGTCTAATGAACTATATGATGGTGTTGATGTGGGAGTGATTCAAACCAGTCCTGTCTGAAGGTCACTTCTAAGAGGATCCTTTCTTTTATGGTTTTAATTGTCATGAGTTTGATGCTTTTGTCACATAATACTAGCTCCTCCAGAAGGTACCCGCTGCTATAGATGATCAATTTTGACTCAGTTAATTCTTTCAATAAGTTTTTGAGATTACTTTTGCAGGTGGAGGAGATTGATGACATAGATGGCAATTCTAGTGATCCATTTGTTGCAGCTGCAGTTGCAAATGAAAGAGAACTGAATCTCTCTGAAGAACAAAAAGGAAATTATAGGAAGGTAACTAACTCTACTTCATAATTCATGTTGTAATGTTAATAATATCCTTGCTTACTCTAGTCTGCCTTTTAACAAAAAGAAAGAGAACATATTTCTTTTCGATATATACATATAAATGTGCATGTATACCACCCTTCCTCTGAGGGATAACTTGGGTCCACCCTGCACTTGTTGAATTTTATACCGAATACTAGTACACTATACATTTTTCTTCATCATACCACAAAAATTCTAGTTATACCTGTGGAATTATACCTGGAGTTTACTATGTAATTTTCCTTTAAAGGTTAAGGAAGAAGATGATGCGAACATTGATAGGAAGCTTCAAGTTCATTTGAAACGGAGGAGACATCAAAAGAGATCTAAACAGGTATACTTCACCTGTGTAAAACTCATTGCTTCGGGTATTTTGACTTGCAGTTTACATCTCTCTCTCTCTCTCTCTCTCTCTCTCTCTCTCTCTCTCTTTCCTTTTTAAGAGTCCATCTTTTTTATCAAGGTCTTCTATAACACTGTACTTTGTACAAGCGAACACATGTAGTTTTATATTTTAATATGTAGCCAGAAAATACTTGCCCCGGTGATTGAGTCATGGACATTTCCTGCTTTTTGGCATACACTTGATATGCAGTAATGCTAATTATTATCTTGTGGTTGAATCAGGATGTCAGTAGGAAAATTGATGAAGATGGCGTTAATATTTGTAACAAAGATAATGAGGTTGAAGACCAAACTTTGAAGTCTGCCATGCTTGAAGGTTTGGAAATTTCTAATGGTATTGACAATCAAAGGATCATGAGTAATGGTGCTCCGCTGTCTCCTGATTCCACTGAAGCCAGAGGGTCCAAACGGCCGAATGAGAGCGACGAACTGAACATTGATAATAAGAGGAGTCGAACTATAATTTTAGACAGTGATGATGAAGCTGCAATGGAAGATACTTTCGACTGCAATATGATTAACTCTGAGGATCCTTCCTATGTCAAAGAGAATATATGCATTTCTGGAGATGATGGTCTCACATCACATAGTCTGAATAAGAAACTCCAATGCACAGCTTGTAATAAACTTTCTGCTGATATAAGTTCACATCCACTTATGAGAGTGATTATATGTGCAAATTGCAAGCGCTTATTGGAAGAAAAGATGCATTTGAAGGTATTGCCATCAGTAACATATTTGCTTGCTTTGAACTATATTTGAACAGTTAGTGTAATTTTATGTGTTAATCCTGGTGACAGAATGCATGAAACCTAATAACCGATTCTCTTCTTTTTGACTAAGACTGCATATCTTATATTAGCTCTCTTTCTCTCTCTGTATACATATACACATATGTTCATGTACATGTATATGCATGCATATATATTCATACGTAATATTATATATATATATATATATTATTTGTATGCCTGCATGGTGTGTGAAAAGAGCTCAATGGTGAAATAACTTATTGCCCATTACCAGCTCGTGTCTTGTTCATTCAATCAGCAATGTGAAACTACTAATACATGATAGATTATGGCTTCAGACTTTGTGACTGTACTCACTAGAGAAGGGTTGGATACAAGTTACGGCTTTCTATTACTTTTGTTTTTATATTTCAACTAAAAAAACGCAAAAAGGAAGTTTGCCCTTATATTTTTAATTGATTTATCTACTTTTGAAAAGTAAAAATGCTAGACCTTTATTGACTTACAAAGGTGTGCAGGATCCTGATTGCTCCGTGTGTTATTGTGGGTGGTGTGGGCAAAGCAATGATTTATTGAGTTGTAAATCTTGCACAATGCTATTCTGTACAAATTGTATAAAGAGGAATATCGGAGAGGAATGCTTATCCAAGGCCCAGACCAATGGCTGGCAGTGTTGTTCCTGTTGCCCGAGTCTCATACAGACATTGACGGTACAACTTCAGGAAGCAATGGGATATGAAGATTTGATAGTATCTAGCTCCGATAGTGATTCAGATGATTCAGAAGCAGGCATGGATGTTGCTAACAGGTATAACTACTGATGTCTAATTCAATCAATATGCTCCTCTTTAAATGTCTTTCTAGAATTCTTCTCTCTCTCTCATAGTGATAGGATTCCAACATTTTGCCTGGTCCCTGCTTTAAAGATGCTTTGAGAACACGTATAATATATAATGTGCTACCAAGGCATGTAGCTATTGAGTTGACAACGTGTAGTTTATGTTTGATGTGTGCTTTCTGTCTTATGCATGGTAACTTTTGCTTTATAGTGGTTCTAACATTAGTAATATCAGTTCTAAGAGGATGAGAAAGAAGAAGATACGAAGGATTATTGATGATGCCGAATTGGGAGAAGAAACCAAAAAAAAAGTTGCGATTGAAAAGGTACTTCTTGTACTTGTCGATTTTGTCATTTCAGATTTTCAGGCATAGAGCTAATTTTGAATGACTGTCTTCTCAGGAACGTCGAGAGCGTTTGCAGTCCTTTGAAGTGCAACTTTCTGTTAAATCTAAGATGAAGGTCTGTTCTAGCTATAATTGGAATATATCTGAAGGTGCTAGTGCTGAAGTTGTGGGTGATGCATCAGCTGGTTATATTGTGAATGTTATGAGAGAGAAAGGTGAAGAACCTGTGAGAATTCCTCCAAGCCTTTCATCAAAATTGAAGGCTCATCAGGTTATTTTCCTCAATCTTTGAATTACATAATGGGTTTTCCTCTATGAATTATCTTGATTTTATGCTAAGAATGAGATCATTCATTCTTATTTCCACTAGTGTTGCAACACTAAGTTTGACCTTAAATTCTACCTTTTGGAAATTTCTGCTACTTAAAAGCTTCCTCATCCACACACTAAGTGGAGAAAAGAGAAATTTCATGTCTGGAAATTTCAACAGCTCCATGCCTTGCTCTATTTATTTCAATTTATATGCTACTACGTGTGTAGACTTGTTATTATTGCCTATACATATCTCTAACTTAATTTAAGCATCTTGATTGAGTTTTCTGTTAGTGCTTTAAAAGTATCAAGTTTCAATTGAGTTTTTTGTGTTTTATCTCTGCCTTGTTACACTCTGTAACATTAAAGATTTGATTTGTTTCACAGATTATGGGCGTAAGGTTTATGTGGGAGAACATCGTACAGTCTGTCAGAGAAGTGAAGTCTGGGGATGAAGGGCTTGGTTGTATTCTTGCTCACATGATGGGCCTTGGTAAAACGCTTCAGGTATTACGCTCCATCTTATACCAAAAAATGTTATTGTTAGTTTCAGGTGCTACCATTTAGGTTGTAGTGCATGTGTTAATGAGTAATGACCCCAGCCTAGTGGCGTAGCTATTTTGGAAAATTGTGAGTATATACATCATATACTTTTGCATGTTTTAGCCTTTCAGTGCTTGATGCATAACTTGTAAAGTTGCTTTTTCAGGTTATTACTTTTCTGTATACTGCAATGAGAAGT of the Fragaria vesca subsp. vesca linkage group LG6, FraVesHawaii_1.0, whole genome shotgun sequence genome contains:
- the LOC101296301 gene encoding uncharacterized protein LOC101296301 → MEENHDVVEDVDSGSGGSDLDSFIDDFDSEVDEVSISGQDDGLHLKEPLSDKEIGELIAEFLEVESKAAEAQEALEKESLAKVETEVREELAQTLQGNDLETAVADEMATLIEDWKTELDELETESAHLLEQLDGAGIELPSLYKWIESQAPNGCCTEAWKTRIHWVGSQVSGEFTESRADAEKYLQTHRPVRRKHGKLLEDGASGFLQKKLAEDGSKDVVTTEVDWCSVNKFFSDGATKDSTSFGSKHWASVYLASTPHQAAEMGLEFPGVNEVEEIDDIDGNSSDPFVAAAVANERELNLSEEQKGNYRKVKEEDDANIDRKLQVHLKRRRHQKRSKQDVSRKIDEDGVNICNKDNEVEDQTLKSAMLEGLEISNGIDNQRIMSNGAPLSPDSTEARGSKRPNESDELNIDNKRSRTIILDSDDEAAMEDTFDCNMINSEDPSYVKENICISGDDGLTSHSLNKKLQCTACNKLSADISSHPLMRVIICANCKRLLEEKMHLKDPDCSVCYCGWCGQSNDLLSCKSCTMLFCTNCIKRNIGEECLSKAQTNGWQCCSCCPSLIQTLTVQLQEAMGYEDLIVSSSDSDSDDSEAGMDVANSSKRMRKKKIRRIIDDAELGEETKKKVAIEKERRERLQSFEVQLSVKSKMKVCSSYNWNISEGASAEVVGDASAGYIVNVMREKGEEPVRIPPSLSSKLKAHQIMGVRFMWENIVQSVREVKSGDEGLGCILAHMMGLGKTLQLLFQVITFLYTAMRSIDLGLKTALIVTPVNVLHNWRQEFLKWKPSEVKPLRVFMLEDVSREKRLELLVKWRTKGGVFLIGYTAFRNLSFKKHVKDQQMAEEICHALHDGPDILVCDEAHIIKNTNAEVTQALKKVRCQRRIALTGSPLQNNLMEYYCMVDFVREGFLGSSHEFRNRFQNPIENGQHTNSTVRDVKIMKERSYVLSETLKGFVQRMGLSVVKKDLPPKTVFVITVRLSPIQKKLYKRFLDVHGFTADRIYNEKMKRGFFAGYQALAQIWNHPGILQLRKDDRVYMRHEDGVENLNANDSSSDENTDYIGEKQGNINATLPGKKDDGYFQKDWWNDLIHENNYKEVDYSGKMVLLLDILAMCSDVGDKALVFSQSIPTLDLIELYLARLPRHGKRCKFWKKGKDWFRLDGRTESSERQRLVERFNDPLNKRVKCTLISTKAGSLGINLYAANRVIIVDGSWNPTYDLQAIYRAWRYGQTKPVFAYRLMAHRTMEEKIYKRQVTKEGLAARVVDRQQVHRTISKEEMLHLFEFGDDENHEGPEHDNRANQSIAGSHDNLPKHETHLSYGNCADKLMEKLLGKHYPSWIANFHLHETLLQENEEEKLSKEEQAMALEAYRRSFEWEEVQQVPLNEAVVDQKPASPIVNTPATEVSSSAESKARGTFVQRKCTKISHLLTLRSQGTKSGCTTVCGECAREISWEGLNQEGKNAK